The nucleotide window AATACTATTGATACCGCTGCCATTTTATTTCTCTTGTGTTTTCATTCTTAATCTCAATCTTAATCTCAATTCTTTTTTTAGGCGGATTTTTTTTGCCTAATTTTTCTGCCCATTCAATTAAAGTAATTCCGTCACCATAAATATACTCGTCAAGCCCTAAATCATTTATTTCTTTTGCCGAATTTAAACGATACAAATCAATATGATAAACCTGAAATTTCCTTTTGTACTCATTTATAATTTTGAACGATGGGCTATTGACAACATTTTTTACTTTAAGCCCCTTACAAATCCCTTGAACAAGCACAGTTTTTCCAGCACCGAGCGGTCCAATAAGATATACAATATCTTTTTTTTTAAGTGTTCGGGCTAACTTAATGCCGAATTTTACAGTAGATTCAACTTTATTTGAGATAAAATTTCTCATTGTCTTACAAAAATATACAGATTATCATGCCACTGTCCGAAATCTTCAAATTTCTTTGTAAAAACAAAACCTTTTTTTTCCATTTTTTCAAGTATATCTTTTTTTTGCAAACCGAATCTGTGCATATCAAAATCTTCAATCGCAATCAATTTTATTTTCGGGTCTGAAATATAGTCCGCAAAAATTTCGTTATTTACTCTTTTATACCGTTTGCATTTATCGGTTGACCAGCCGACCTTGTGCGAGAAACAATCTTCGGTAAATTCATCCGGAATAAAACGACGCGATTGAACCGCTAATAAAGTGGAAAATGTTAAAATCGTTTCGGATTTTTTTGTGTTGTCTGCGATATAGCCAGCAACTTCATCAATTTTTTTTATCGGATTTTCTTTCTGCAAAAGATGATGTTCATTTACCAAAACAACCTGCTCCGCAAAATTCAGTAGCAAGACTACTATTAGTCCAACCGCTATGTATTTTTTTCTTCCGAATACATTTGCAAAAACATAGCCGAGAACAATAAATAGAAACGGTATATTTAGAACATTGTAATAACTTCCTCTATTACTAATCGGAAAAAGATGCGTAATAAATAATACACTAAAACTCAGCAAAATGAAAACAATTTTGCTCAAATGCTTATTTTTTCGTTTAAGAAAATATATACAACTTATAAGAAAACTAATCGCTAAAACTGTATAATCTTTTAAGTTTGCAAGAAATGTATCCAGTATTGTAATTATCCTTTGCTTCATACTTATAGAACCAAGATGCCCGCCAAGTATATTATATAAAAATACATCCGATGATTTAAGAATAAAAGGTAAAAAAATAATGGAATAAAATATAACCGTAATTGTGAATAACAGCCAAACTATTTTTTTCTTATTTTCACTTTCTATTATCAAATAAGCGGCTAAAATCGGAATTATTACTAAAACACTCAAACGGATTGCGGAAACGAACAATATTACCAAATACGACAATATGGTTTTATTTTTACATACTGCAAAAAACACCGCCGAATAAAGTAAAAATGCCGTAACTGCATATGTTGAAACTACGATATAATGTATGAGAATATAAATAGAAGTTATACAAAATAAAAAATAGATGGATTCAGCGGTTTTGCCGCCGAGTTTTTTGGCAATCAAACCACCGAATATAAGTCCTGATAAACCAAACAAAGTTGTAACGATTCTATTGATGTAAATATCCTGCCCGAATACAATATTGAGTAATCCGTAAAAAACCGGAAATAACGGGCCCTGAACATGCGCAAAATCAAGATATGGAATTTTACCTTCAGAAACCAGTTTGCCCGCATAAAGATAAACACCTTCATCAATTATAACTGCTCTATGTGATATCAATACAACCATCAGGATTGCTAAAACAAGTATTAGAAAATTTATTTTACTTAAAGACATCTCTTGGCCTCGTTGGTTTTGAAAGATTATGAATCACCGTAATATCGCCAATTTCTGAAATTTTATAACTTCCGTGACATCTTTTCCTCTTGGCGTAAAATTCCGTCTTGCAAAAGCCGGGCAGAAGCCATAAAAAATTCCCCAAAACAATCCCATATACAGTCCCAAAAAGTTTGAATGACAATGCAATTAGAAATGCCTCTATAAAAGTACCACCACCGTAAGAAACATTGTAGGGCTTTATTGTTGTCTTGCCAGTTTCAACCAATTCTTTTGCTATCAAACCATATATCGCTTCCTCGCCAGAAGGATATTGATAGGTTGTAGAAAGCAAACTAAACCTTAATATCCCTACAGATAATAATATCGTAACAATAGCCAAATTTTTTATATTTTTTTTTGTCACCGTATCTCGTAAATTGTAAATTTTTCTACCGGTATTCTTGAGAATGAATACGGCAGTAGCCCATACATATTTAAGTGAAAACCTGCCTGTGCTAACGGACTCATCGTTTTGAATGGATTCTTCGTTAGTATATACTTTTGTTCAACAAGTTTTAATCTTTTAACAATCACAGGATGAATTTTCTGCGGAACTGGTAAAACAGGGCAGACAATCAAAGAACCACTCGCATAATTCTTACTGTCTGATTCTACCGCATAAAATCCATTTCTTTCCATATAATACTGAAACCCAAGATGTCCTGTAAAATAGACACTTTTGTCAGCGTATCCTTTTTTGATATATTCTGAAATGTTTCTATATGAATTGGCTAAAATATAATCTGATTGTGCAATCAAAAACGATAAAATAAGCCCGATAATAACCGTGGTAATCAAAAATATTTTATGTTTTAGGCATATGTCTGAAATTTTTACAAAAAGCAAAATTACAGGCGGCAAAAGTGGTAACAGATACCTGACTGCGATTATTGCTGAAACTGCTACAAAAAAAAATAGATACAAAAAAAACCAGCTCACCAGAAAAATTATTTCTTTTTGATAATCCCATTTTTTAAGCGAGCGAATAAAAACAAAAAACAAAAGAATTGCTGACGAGCTAAAAAGTCCAAAAAGAAAATTTTGTAGTTTAGTGTATCCAAGTAAATCAAAAAAAAAGGTTCCTGTTGCAAAAACTACTAAAAAAAGCCAGACAGCACTTTTTTTTAACTGGTAACCTAACCATAATATACTCAATGGAAAAACAAAAGCACCACCAATATAAGTAAGTAGTGGGATTTCTTTTACAAGCCCAAAAGAGATACCAATACTGACTGATTTTTTCAGAATCTGGAGTTCGTTATAAACAAATTTGTTATGTAATGACCATGCAACTAAAAAAAGAATCGGAATTATAAAAAAACCGATATTTTTTTTCAGGGTTTTATTCAGCAGAAACCAAACAAAAAGCAGTCCGAGATTTATTAATGCTACAAATTTTATTAAAATTGTAAACCCGAGCAGGAGCCAGCCTAAATATTTTTCACGAATACAAAAATAAATTCCCCATACTGAAAATGTAATCAGCGGTACATCCAGCATTATATCGGTTGCATTTACAAAAAACGCAGGACTTGCTATCAAAAGAAGCGCAGAAAAAAGTGGATCTGTTTTCAACTTTCTCGCCAAAAAATACATACCCACAACGGAAAGTATCGCAAAACAAAGAAATGCCAAATGCAGTGCTTTTTCATTTTCGCCGAAAATTTTTATAACACCTGCCAGAAAATACGATATAAGCGGAGGATTATTAGCAACATCCCATCCTGAATAATTTTTGTCAGCACAATTTATTGTGAAACTAAACGGTTTTGCTGGCTCCTTTAGAATCTGCCTGGCAGTGTAAATATAAAATATAGCATCAGAAGAAATTGCTTTATTATAAAATGGGAATAAAAGCAAAAATGTTAAAAAGCAGAGAAATCTGATTTCCGAACATTTGTTCGGTTTTGTATTTCCGAACATTTGTTCGGTTTTATTTGAAATGGTCATAGCCGTTATCCTGTAAACTAATTTTTTTATTATTAGAATCCAGATAGATAATTTTTCTGTTTTTTGTTATTTTGCCGACCTCATAAAATCTTTTGCAAAAATATGATTTTTTAGACGGTGAAACTGTAAAGAGAAGTTCGTATTCTTCACCACCAAATAAGACAAAGTGTGAAGTGTGGAGTGTGAAGTGTGAAGTAAAAGCATTCAAAGACGTGGAAACAGGAATTTTATCTAAATATATTTCACAGCCAACTTTTGATTCCTGACAGATAAACCGAACCGACTTATCAAATCCGTCGGAAGAATCAATCATTGCTGTAGCGAACCCGCTTTTGGCAATAAAAAGCCCTTCTTTTACTTTGGGGTAAGGTCGCAGGTGCTTTTTTTTGAGTTCTTCGTAACCTTTAAATTTCTTTTGCAACAAATACAGCCCTGCAGCAGAATCACCAAAAGTGCCGGTAGTAAAAATTATATCGCCCGGTTTCGCACCACTTCTTAAAATACCAGCGCCATAATTCTGTTTTCCTATAAGTGTGATTGAAATTATTATACAAGCAGGAGATTTTACTGTATCACCGCCAATAATATCAACATTGAACTCTGTGGCAAGTTTTTTGAGCCCTTTATAGAGTGCATCTATACCAGCAACTTTTACAGACGGCGGAAGTCCAACAGTCACAAGACAGTAAAGCGGCACTCCACCCATTGCGGCAATATCAGACAGGTTGACCGATAACGCTTTATATCCAATATCAAAAAAACTGTAATACTTCTGGGAAAAATGGATATTTTCTACAAGAGTATCCGTTGTAAAAAGCAGGTTTTCGTTTTTGCTCTTTATAACAGCACAATCATCACCTATACTTACTATTACATTATCATTATGAGTGCCGCTTGATAGTTTTTTTTTTCTGATTTTTTCAATCAGGCCGAACTCACCAAGTTGGGTTATTTTCAATTATTTCTTTTCCTCAGCCTTTTCTTTCATTTTATCCTTGACTGCTGAAATACCCGCTATAATAGCAAGCACTCCGCCAAGAACAAGTCCTGAAGAAACTGTTCCTTTCAGACAAACAAGGAAATCATCCCACATATAAACGGGAAGACCGAAAAGCGGCCCTCCAAACAAAAGTACGATACCGACTATTACGGCAACTAAACCACCGAGAACTGCTAACATTTTT belongs to Elusimicrobiota bacterium and includes:
- a CDS encoding glycosyltransferase family 39 protein, whose translation is MTISNKTEQMFGNTKPNKCSEIRFLCFLTFLLLFPFYNKAISSDAIFYIYTARQILKEPAKPFSFTINCADKNYSGWDVANNPPLISYFLAGVIKIFGENEKALHLAFLCFAILSVVGMYFLARKLKTDPLFSALLLIASPAFFVNATDIMLDVPLITFSVWGIYFCIREKYLGWLLLGFTILIKFVALINLGLLFVWFLLNKTLKKNIGFFIIPILFLVAWSLHNKFVYNELQILKKSVSIGISFGLVKEIPLLTYIGGAFVFPLSILWLGYQLKKSAVWLFLVVFATGTFFFDLLGYTKLQNFLFGLFSSSAILLFFVFIRSLKKWDYQKEIIFLVSWFFLYLFFFVAVSAIIAVRYLLPLLPPVILLFVKISDICLKHKIFLITTVIIGLILSFLIAQSDYILANSYRNISEYIKKGYADKSVYFTGHLGFQYYMERNGFYAVESDSKNYASGSLIVCPVLPVPQKIHPVIVKRLKLVEQKYILTKNPFKTMSPLAQAGFHLNMYGLLPYSFSRIPVEKFTIYEIR
- the thiL gene encoding thiamine-phosphate kinase, which codes for MKITQLGEFGLIEKIRKKKLSSGTHNDNVIVSIGDDCAVIKSKNENLLFTTDTLVENIHFSQKYYSFFDIGYKALSVNLSDIAAMGGVPLYCLVTVGLPPSVKVAGIDALYKGLKKLATEFNVDIIGGDTVKSPACIIISITLIGKQNYGAGILRSGAKPGDIIFTTGTFGDSAAGLYLLQKKFKGYEELKKKHLRPYPKVKEGLFIAKSGFATAMIDSSDGFDKSVRFICQESKVGCEIYLDKIPVSTSLNAFTSHFTLHTSHFVLFGGEEYELLFTVSPSKKSYFCKRFYEVGKITKNRKIIYLDSNNKKISLQDNGYDHFK
- the tsaE gene encoding tRNA (adenosine(37)-N6)-threonylcarbamoyltransferase complex ATPase subunit type 1 TsaE, which produces MRNFISNKVESTVKFGIKLARTLKKKDIVYLIGPLGAGKTVLVQGICKGLKVKNVVNSPSFKIINEYKRKFQVYHIDLYRLNSAKEINDLGLDEYIYGDGITLIEWAEKLGKKNPPKKRIEIKIEIKNENTREIKWQRYQ